One genomic region from Bacillus sp. SLBN-46 encodes:
- a CDS encoding LysR family transcriptional regulator, whose protein sequence is MSSLSEFHLLSVLAQEMNMRKASERLFVSQPALSQRLQTIEKDWGTKLFIRSQKGLALTPSGEHVIDFVNDVLKKQEKVRETIHSLQSGVSGTLKIAVASIVGQNWLPQVLKKFIDKYPQAKISLVTGWSSEILKCLYDDQVHIGIIRGTPDWKGVKVHLFNDPLYLVDREITRPEQVLATDRPFIQFKSDSNYYQEIQDWWMRNFKMSPKRTVVVDQIETCKQMAFNGIGYAILPGITLTKAERDIFKIPLVNENNEALKRDTWLLGYESSFQLKQVQAFVELIKEHIAESSED, encoded by the coding sequence TTGTCCTCATTATCAGAATTTCACTTATTATCTGTACTTGCACAGGAAATGAATATGCGAAAAGCTTCTGAACGGCTGTTTGTTTCGCAACCCGCTCTTTCTCAGCGTTTACAAACAATTGAAAAAGATTGGGGTACGAAATTATTTATTCGGTCGCAAAAGGGGTTAGCCCTAACACCATCTGGAGAACATGTGATTGATTTTGTGAATGATGTACTAAAGAAACAGGAGAAAGTTCGTGAGACAATTCACTCCCTTCAATCAGGCGTTTCAGGGACATTAAAAATTGCTGTTGCATCAATTGTAGGACAAAATTGGCTGCCACAAGTTTTAAAAAAGTTTATTGATAAATATCCACAAGCGAAAATTTCATTAGTAACTGGGTGGAGCAGTGAGATTTTAAAATGCCTATACGATGATCAGGTTCATATTGGGATTATACGTGGTACACCGGACTGGAAAGGGGTAAAGGTACACCTATTTAATGATCCTCTGTATTTAGTTGACAGAGAAATTACCAGACCAGAGCAGGTCTTGGCGACCGATCGTCCTTTTATTCAGTTTAAAAGTGATTCCAATTACTATCAGGAAATTCAGGATTGGTGGATGCGAAATTTTAAAATGTCCCCAAAGAGAACAGTTGTGGTTGACCAAATTGAAACGTGTAAACAGATGGCTTTTAATGGTATTGGCTATGCTATTTTGCCAGGAATTACCTTAACTAAGGCGGAGAGGGACATTTTCAAAATTCCACTTGTAAATGAGAATAATGAAGCATTAAAACGGGATACTTGGCTGCTTGGTTATGAATCTTCTTTCCAGTTAAAACAGGTTCAAGCATTTGTCGAACTAATTAAGGAACATATCGCCGAATCTTCAGAAGATTGA
- a CDS encoding MDR family MFS transporter, translated as MSNTTTKNAAAGSARKKQTKKPLVLASVMLAMFMGAIEATIVSTAMPAIVADLGGFTLYSWVFSAYLLMNSITVLIYGKLSDLFGRKPILTFGIIIFLLGSILCGFATSMKTLIIFRLIQGFGAGAVMPIATTIVGDIYTAEERAKIQGYLSSVWGISAITGPAVGGLLVQYVSWHYVFWINIPLGILSLVGLWMYLHENVEKKKHDIDYIGAVLLTVTISSLMFVLVEAGSHWAWGSWQIVSLLVLSVLALIAFVFQESRAIEPVMPFSIWKERSIFIANITSLTTGIMLIGISSFLPTFVQGVMEQTPIVAGFTLTTMSIGWPIASTLAGRMLISIGYRKTSIIGGVFLILGSFVFITMSSSSGPIWAAVGSFFVGVGMGLTSTAFIVSIQSTVSWQQRGIATAANMFMRNLGNTIGAALLGGILNNRLNAYFSQKDPSLSVDDTNILLKASEREELAGGVRRILQDGLTLSLHTVYYVVFTFAIISLVLIFFIPKKKDEGSV; from the coding sequence ATGAGTAATACCACCACTAAGAATGCCGCAGCAGGCAGTGCTCGAAAAAAGCAAACGAAAAAGCCACTTGTATTAGCGTCTGTAATGCTAGCCATGTTTATGGGGGCGATTGAGGCAACAATTGTTTCAACCGCCATGCCGGCAATAGTAGCAGATTTGGGTGGTTTCACACTTTATAGTTGGGTTTTTTCTGCCTATCTTTTAATGAATTCAATAACGGTACTTATCTATGGGAAATTATCAGATTTATTCGGTCGAAAGCCGATTCTCACGTTTGGGATTATTATTTTCTTATTAGGTTCTATTCTTTGTGGGTTTGCGACATCTATGAAAACACTCATCATCTTTCGATTGATTCAAGGGTTCGGTGCGGGTGCTGTCATGCCGATTGCGACAACTATTGTCGGAGATATTTATACAGCTGAAGAAAGAGCAAAGATTCAGGGATATCTATCAAGTGTGTGGGGGATATCCGCCATTACAGGTCCTGCAGTTGGTGGATTACTTGTTCAATATGTCAGCTGGCATTATGTATTCTGGATAAACATTCCTCTTGGTATACTCTCCTTAGTAGGACTATGGATGTATCTTCATGAAAATGTTGAAAAGAAAAAACATGACATTGATTATATTGGGGCGGTTTTATTAACTGTTACAATATCCTCACTTATGTTTGTCCTCGTAGAAGCAGGAAGCCATTGGGCATGGGGATCTTGGCAAATTGTTAGTCTTTTAGTTTTATCAGTACTCGCCTTGATTGCATTCGTTTTTCAGGAAAGTCGTGCGATTGAGCCGGTTATGCCATTTTCGATATGGAAAGAGCGTTCCATATTTATAGCTAATATAACTTCATTGACTACTGGAATTATGTTAATTGGAATATCAAGCTTCCTACCTACTTTTGTTCAAGGCGTTATGGAACAAACACCAATTGTAGCCGGTTTTACATTAACTACGATGTCTATTGGATGGCCAATTGCCTCTACACTTGCAGGGAGAATGCTTATCTCAATAGGTTATCGTAAAACTTCTATAATTGGTGGCGTGTTCTTAATCCTAGGGAGCTTTGTTTTTATCACGATGTCATCTTCTTCTGGTCCAATATGGGCAGCAGTGGGTTCCTTTTTTGTAGGTGTAGGTATGGGTCTAACATCAACGGCATTTATTGTTTCTATTCAAAGTACTGTTAGCTGGCAGCAAAGAGGAATAGCAACAGCGGCAAACATGTTCATGCGAAATCTGGGCAATACAATAGGGGCAGCATTACTGGGAGGAATACTGAATAACAGATTGAATGCTTACTTTAGCCAAAAAGATCCTTCTTTATCAGTAGACGATACAAATATTCTCTTAAAGGCAAGTGAGCGTGAAGAACTCGCGGGAGGGGTTCGCCGGATTTTACAGGATGGACTAACTTTATCATTACATACGGTTTATTATGTGGTCTTTACATTTGCTATAATTAGTCTAGTTTTAATCTTTTTTATTCCGAAAAAAAAGGATGAAGGGTCTGTGTAA
- a CDS encoding EAL-associated domain-containing protein: MDALDILSDVENCFPYFQPIFSADEQRVIAYEVLGRYQSEGNIISLGPFFQDEEIPDEYKYEVDLLIVKKALEKAMELDPDIRLFLNRNAGLLMYKHGEPFLQELLAFEKRGLNLQRIVLEISDRNYTGDVDQFDHLLQYYRTYGIKIAIASVDSESHYFERLGQLNPDILKINLHPLKSTSTGMNFNDVLFSLSLFARKIGATLLFENIEMSYQLQFAWKNGGHYYQGYYLHPPSAEFIERDLLKHRLKEKFHDFISYEKKKLEAVFTTAENLQVKVQELVIKNRKANYEELFQALIKEMDHVAFRMYICDEDGFQKSANIFKDKDRWISQSEYLNKNWSWRPYFLENIIKMRHDQKGILSDLYCDIETGETIRTFSFPMNGNDYLFIDISYQYLFEHDQLL, encoded by the coding sequence ATGGATGCTTTGGATATCCTATCGGATGTTGAAAATTGCTTTCCCTATTTTCAGCCGATTTTTAGTGCCGATGAACAGCGGGTAATAGCCTATGAGGTCTTAGGGAGATACCAATCTGAAGGCAATATAATAAGCTTGGGTCCATTTTTTCAAGATGAAGAAATCCCTGATGAATATAAATACGAAGTGGATTTATTAATTGTTAAAAAGGCGCTTGAAAAAGCAATGGAACTAGATCCTGATATTCGCTTGTTTTTAAATCGGAATGCCGGTTTATTAATGTATAAACATGGTGAGCCATTTCTACAGGAGCTTTTAGCTTTTGAGAAAAGAGGGTTAAACCTTCAGCGAATAGTTCTGGAAATCTCTGATCGAAATTACACTGGGGATGTGGATCAATTTGACCATCTTCTGCAGTATTACAGGACATATGGTATTAAAATTGCCATTGCTAGTGTTGACAGTGAAAGTCATTATTTTGAACGTCTAGGTCAGCTTAATCCAGACATATTAAAGATTAATTTACATCCGCTCAAATCGACGTCAACAGGGATGAACTTTAATGATGTTTTGTTCTCCTTGTCGCTTTTTGCAAGGAAAATAGGTGCTACTCTTTTGTTTGAAAATATTGAAATGAGTTATCAGCTGCAATTTGCTTGGAAAAATGGCGGCCATTATTATCAGGGATATTACTTACACCCACCATCTGCTGAGTTCATTGAACGGGACTTATTAAAGCATCGGTTGAAAGAAAAATTTCATGATTTTATTTCCTATGAAAAGAAAAAGTTAGAGGCTGTTTTTACTACAGCAGAAAACTTGCAAGTAAAGGTTCAGGAGTTAGTGATAAAAAACAGAAAAGCAAATTATGAAGAACTTTTTCAGGCTTTGATAAAGGAAATGGATCATGTGGCATTTAGGATGTATATATGTGACGAAGATGGGTTTCAAAAGTCAGCAAATATTTTTAAAGATAAAGATCGCTGGATCAGCCAATCTGAGTACTTAAATAAAAACTGGAGTTGGCGTCCCTATTTTTTAGAAAACATAATAAAAATGCGTCATGATCAAAAAGGTATTCTGTCTGATTTATATTGTGACATTGAAACAGGTGAAACCATTCGAACTTTTTCCTTTCCAATGAACGGGAATGATTATCTATTTATTGATATCTCGTACCAATATTTATTTGAGCACGATCAACTTCTTTAA
- a CDS encoding C39 family peptidase, whose product MSVKGGLFLKRLCLVAFLLPMFGCSHFNANTESVSNIERTESRVPIRKSSENKSLTVPISNKSNTITDVKEQLINVKNKPIKSNSVSTPPKKNSAMLNVVLIKQNPELRYGCEVTSLAMVLNYAGVKTNKMELYRSIQKDPDPIIRSTKGDILRWGNPADGFVGDMTGRRAGYAVFDKPMIALINQKLPGRAVNLTNQPFDKVLEHLAAGFPVVVWTTGDYRLPDRWEGWYHGKQYIKTPLDLHAVVLVGFDANYVYLNDPLSGRKQVRVGKTQFISSWKALQSRAVSYK is encoded by the coding sequence ATGAGCGTTAAAGGAGGATTATTTTTGAAAAGGCTTTGCTTGGTAGCATTTCTCCTTCCAATGTTTGGTTGCAGCCATTTTAACGCGAATACAGAATCTGTCTCTAACATAGAAAGGACAGAGTCTAGAGTTCCGATACGTAAGAGTTCCGAGAACAAATCACTGACCGTCCCTATTAGTAATAAATCAAATACCATAACTGACGTTAAAGAACAATTAATAAATGTAAAAAACAAACCAATAAAGAGTAATTCTGTTAGTACTCCACCAAAAAAAAATTCTGCCATGCTTAATGTAGTTTTAATTAAGCAAAACCCCGAGTTGCGTTATGGGTGTGAGGTTACAAGTTTAGCGATGGTTTTGAATTATGCAGGCGTGAAAACAAATAAAATGGAGCTTTACCGCTCCATCCAGAAAGACCCAGATCCCATTATTCGTTCAACCAAAGGAGACATTCTACGCTGGGGAAATCCTGCTGATGGATTTGTTGGGGATATGACTGGCCGACGAGCAGGGTATGCTGTGTTTGACAAACCGATGATTGCATTAATCAATCAAAAACTACCGGGAAGAGCGGTTAATTTAACTAACCAACCCTTTGACAAAGTATTAGAGCACCTAGCTGCGGGTTTTCCAGTTGTAGTCTGGACGACTGGAGATTACCGACTGCCTGACCGGTGGGAAGGCTGGTACCATGGAAAACAGTACATCAAGACACCACTTGATTTGCATGCAGTAGTGTTAGTTGGGTTTGATGCCAATTACGTATATTTAAATGATCCACTATCAGGTAGAAAACAGGTTAGAGTCGGTAAAACACAGTTTATCTCCTCCTGGAAGGCTCTACAAAGTCGAGCAGTAAGTTATAAATAA
- a CDS encoding YkuJ family protein, translating to MSQLQGILTRLKNLQEQSNSGEPAQRYFEVNGERKCQVTFHPKTETFELEIYNEKEKPKRYQFDNIDMITIEIFDLIQ from the coding sequence ATGTCACAGCTTCAAGGTATATTAACAAGATTAAAAAACCTACAGGAACAATCAAATAGTGGTGAACCAGCGCAACGCTATTTTGAGGTAAATGGTGAAAGAAAATGTCAGGTAACATTTCATCCGAAAACAGAAACATTTGAATTAGAAATATATAACGAGAAGGAAAAGCCAAAAAGATATCAATTTGATAATATTGACATGATTACAATTGAAATTTTTGATTTGATTCAATAG
- the cbpB gene encoding cyclic-di-AMP-binding protein CbpB, with protein sequence MISLPSGEFLEYTIEELMIPSERVAHVQIGNSLEHALLVLTKSGYTAIPVLDPHYKLHGLISTPIIMDSILGLERIEFETLENKRVEEVMKSSLPRVKVTDSIYLCLDLLVNHPFLCVETEEGFFEGILPRSTVLNQLNKVVKRFKK encoded by the coding sequence ATGATCAGTCTTCCAAGCGGGGAATTTTTAGAGTATACGATAGAAGAATTAATGATACCATCAGAGCGCGTTGCACATGTGCAAATCGGAAACAGTCTCGAACATGCATTGTTGGTCTTAACAAAAAGTGGTTATACAGCTATACCTGTTTTAGACCCGCATTATAAACTACATGGGTTAATCAGTACCCCCATCATAATGGATTCTATTCTTGGACTTGAACGAATTGAATTTGAAACGCTTGAAAATAAACGGGTAGAAGAGGTCATGAAGAGTTCTTTACCTCGAGTAAAAGTGACTGATTCAATCTATTTGTGCTTAGATTTATTGGTTAACCATCCATTCCTTTGTGTAGAAACAGAGGAAGGCTTCTTTGAGGGCATACTCCCAAGAAGCACGGTATTAAACCAACTAAACAAGGTAGTAAAAAGGTTTAAAAAATAA